A window of the Drosophila simulans strain w501 chromosome 2L, Prin_Dsim_3.1, whole genome shotgun sequence genome harbors these coding sequences:
- the LOC6731621 gene encoding uncharacterized protein LOC6731621: MEILAVGLAALLQLLGCYFFFAQPQDRCSAAPNLASWIFLGATFFFLWDTKIYPRRFMHMSGYWRILIEIVASVFLTELGTVIIWCSLEKFLFSLTNELVRLMQCSCRPSPSVYWLSGLITSSISGAVLWYVLEATDSMYYIRKFSCKLRTTLGVSWRMFRCYIQMNMKAKRRALTMCQLANRARQCQMTPCEYSESDEYSSD; this comes from the coding sequence atggaaatccTGGCAGTGGGCCTGGCGGCCCTTTTGCAACTGTTGGGCTGctacttttttttcgctcaGCCGCAGGATCGCTGTTCGGCGGCTCCAAATTTGGCCAGCTGGATATTCCTGGGTGCCACGTTTTTTTTCCTGTGGGACACCAAAATATATCCTCGACGATTTATGCACATGTCCGGCTACTGGCGCATCCTGATTGAGATTGTGGCCTCCGTTTTCCTGACCGAGCTGGGCACCGTCATAATTTGGTGTAGCTTGGAAAAGTTTCTGTTCAGCCTGACGAACGAGCTCGTACGTTTGATGCAATGTAGCTGTCGTCCCTCGCCTTCTGTATATTGGCTTTCAGGACTAATTACCAGCTCGATAAGCGGAGCGGTGCTGTGGTACGTCCTTGAAGCCACCGACAGCATGTACTACATAAGGAAGTTTTCCTGCAAGCTGAGAACTACATTGGGCGTATCCTGGCGGATGTTCCGCTGCTATATCCAAATGAATATGAAGGCCAAGCGCCGGGCATTAACTATGTGCCAATTAGCCAATAGGGCGAGACAATGCCAAATGACACCTTGTGAGTATTCTGAGTCGGATGAATATAGCAGTGACTAA